In one Clostridia bacterium genomic region, the following are encoded:
- a CDS encoding helix-turn-helix transcriptional regulator yields the protein MNFPKFRVKDVLGVVRYIPTTKQWRSANLHHIVGIKLKGKALHTLKNDEFMLTQNCVYFFNQKDVYHVKVLEPSEAFSIHFTTFEDIETDSFCIPLSAPDTFVSVLQKAETAQKNGEELLLVSLLYQFLAELESVHRKKYFPKDKRMTDAKSYIDTHFTDCDCLEKAIENSQITARRFGELFRVNFGTTPNRYITFKRIEYAKSLLLTKTVSVSDVATLCGYSDIYYFSKVFKKETGVSPIKWN from the coding sequence ATGAATTTTCCGAAATTCAGGGTAAAAGATGTTTTGGGTGTTGTACGTTATATACCAACCACAAAGCAATGGCGTTCTGCCAACCTGCACCACATTGTCGGTATTAAGCTTAAAGGAAAGGCGCTTCACACCCTTAAAAATGACGAATTTATGTTAACCCAAAACTGCGTTTATTTTTTCAATCAAAAAGATGTATACCATGTTAAAGTATTAGAGCCAAGCGAAGCTTTTTCCATTCATTTTACAACTTTCGAGGACATTGAAACAGACAGTTTTTGCATTCCCCTTTCTGCGCCCGATACATTTGTGTCTGTTTTGCAAAAAGCGGAAACGGCACAAAAGAACGGAGAAGAACTACTGCTTGTTTCGCTATTATATCAATTTTTAGCAGAGCTTGAATCGGTGCACCGGAAAAAATATTTTCCAAAAGATAAGCGCATGACAGATGCTAAAAGCTATATAGATACGCATTTTACCGACTGTGATTGCCTGGAAAAAGCGATTGAAAACAGCCAAATCACTGCGCGACGTTTTGGCGAACTCTTCCGTGTCAATTTCGGTACAACACCCAACCGTTACATCACCTTTAAACGGATTGAATATGCCAAAAGCCTGCTTTTGACCAAAACCGTTTCGGTAAGCGATGTTGCAACCCTTTGCGGATACTCAGACATTTATTATTTCAGTAAGGTCTTTAAAAAAGAAACAGGGGTTTCGCCGATTAAATGGAACTAA